The genomic region ATCATAGGCATCCTGACCGACGGCGACCTGAAACGGCTGCTGACCAAGTCCCAGGACATCTTCTCGCTTAAAGTGGACGAAGTGATGAACAAGAACCCCAAGACGGTGGGCCAGGGCCAGCTGGCGGTGAAGGCCGCCAAGATGATGGAGGACTTCCGGGTTACCTCGCTCTTGGTGGCTGACAAGGAAAACCGGCCGGTGGGGATCATCCATCTGCACGACATCATGCAGGCGGGGGTGCTTTAAAAGGGAACAGGGGCAGTCAATGAAAACGCGTATTTGGTATATTTTTTGCATAGCAGCCTTGACAACAAAACAAAAAACTCATAACACATTTAAGTTCAACACGGTATAAACAAGACTCAACCAGCAAAAATGCCCCCCGCCAAAGGCGGGGGGCATTTTTAGTCTTGCAAAGATGGGTTTATTGTGGTAAATTATTAAAGTGAATAAAACAATCCGCCGGCAGTTCAAATACCTGCTGGTTAGGTTTCTACTGAAGACATTTTCGGTTCTGCCCCGGTCCTTTTGCCTGGGGCTGGCCAAGGCTTTGGCGCCTGCGGCCTGGCATTTATTGCCCAGGGAGCGGGACAAGGTGCTGTTCAACCTAAGGCTGATCTTTCCTGAGCACAAGGACCACCAAGCCCTGGGTCTGGAGATATACCGGAACC from bacterium harbors:
- a CDS encoding CBS domain-containing protein produces the protein IIGILTDGDLKRLLTKSQDIFSLKVDEVMNKNPKTVGQGQLAVKAAKMMEDFRVTSLLVADKENRPVGIIHLHDIMQAGVL